The Phycisphaerales bacterium AB-hyl4 genome has a window encoding:
- a CDS encoding helix-turn-helix domain-containing protein, translated as MEDALLDRFGTAIRRLRSERGWTQEGLANAADLHRNYVGDLERGKRNPTLHVVAQLADAFELSLSELLEDV; from the coding sequence ATGGAAGACGCACTTCTAGACAGGTTCGGCACGGCCATTCGCAGGCTTCGCTCCGAACGAGGTTGGACGCAAGAGGGCTTGGCGAACGCGGCGGATCTCCATCGGAACTACGTGGGCGATCTTGAACGCGGGAAACGTAACCCCACTCTACATGTGGTTGCTCAATTGGCAGACGCGTTCGAGTTGTCACTGAGCGAACTTTTGGAAGATGTTTAA
- a CDS encoding zinc-binding dehydrogenase — MPKIPAGVSAQSYDGMPDPEAIGKLNRLIEAGPFEVHVARTFSLEQAADAHRMLDEHFLGKLTLRP, encoded by the coding sequence ATGCCCAAGATCCCGGCCGGGGTCAGCGCCCAGAGCTACGACGGCATGCCGGACCCGGAGGCAATCGGGAAGCTCAACCGCCTGATCGAGGCCGGTCCGTTTGAGGTTCATGTTGCCCGCACTTTCTCGCTGGAGCAGGCCGCCGACGCCCACCGCATGTTGGACGAGCACTTTCTCGGCAAGCTCACCCTACGGCCCTGA
- a CDS encoding DUF1580 domain-containing protein translates to MSEKHIQSSGKYITLAEAAKLAPGRPSANAVWRWARKGVKSRCGHRVHLQHVRAGGRVLTTAEWVEQFARDLAEADAEHFSAAEFGGHRRQQVSRTHRNEHDQARQRLAAKGLI, encoded by the coding sequence ATGAGCGAAAAACACATCCAATCCAGCGGCAAATACATCACCCTTGCCGAAGCCGCCAAGCTGGCTCCCGGCCGTCCAAGTGCCAATGCGGTTTGGCGATGGGCCCGGAAAGGCGTGAAGAGCCGGTGCGGCCATCGCGTCCACCTTCAGCATGTTCGTGCCGGAGGACGCGTTCTCACCACTGCTGAGTGGGTTGAGCAGTTTGCGCGTGACCTGGCCGAAGCCGACGCCGAGCATTTCAGCGCCGCTGAGTTTGGGGGCCATCGGCGCCAGCAAGTTTCGCGTACGCACCGCAATGAGCACGATCAGGCCCGCCAGCGACTCGCTGCGAAAGGACTTATCTGA
- the dcm gene encoding DNA (cytosine-5-)-methyltransferase — protein sequence MTQVSPPPTRVISKPFVANQTSFVSRLEAISRLELDREAKKLRSAFAADYAKEFLNQYDPGVASIQVAQSIFGPHAQDYPSDDPIRTLAFNLSVTELLVRQLWADYRGDDRTPFLTARLIELCGYSLFEPFNTERGPKTFLAASKRRGYFFTPPLVAGLIVQRALGGREAVSHLLDPAAGAGSLLAAVCFAAAEERVAIKHITAIEIDHFTGRLLQTALERLVTVHNLNAELSVLRRDAIAHLHQEYKSGQRNYDCIVMNPPYGRIKFLKNSLINGETRTSERERTRDQQAEHWQHLVKSQAAECKRISGNLGLGEGAQDYQRLFAGLAMNVLRADGRLSWIAPSSWLGDRESVLLRRQILDSKSLESVLVVPEDAGLFATVNQPTAIATVAPSPSRSSFLVQIATSNNLNDTDEHETEYKTMAELDARQMRIPRVPHKMHEIYEKLQEFPRIQDIADLRNARGELDQTLGKHVASDMPTAMRLVRGDHIERYVLRPPESSGRSSYVSVPRLREYIGNGPKSSDIRKPRIASRQCSYMKKARRLSFALVPPQTVLGNSCNYICSKSGNIINEEYLYALCVVLNSAVMEWYFRIFNSNNHVANYEIDDFPCPLQDADTITSLAVVGRHFHDLYQHNNNAGKTPAASEDVAEALVAEAFGLSESQTRLILERICPERADYISYLVTLLRQNNRVKCSIGGVGRQQHVASRLSALDHRVIEHIPQGGNWQDIPEDVPSKRLEQIRAMSKERGVVRTTYYGRLRPDQPAYTIATYYNRPGNGTNIHPWENRTLSNREAARLQSFPDSYWFIGTDGSVRKQIGNAVPPLLAYAIGTEVGRGEAGLQCVDLFAGAGGMSLGLEMAGWTVAAAVEYDKGIGATYKFNRPCETVSKPGSTRTLFLDEDLSTESARSRTINAIKSKLGAKPLFALVGGPPCQGFSHAGWRLDDDARNDLAVGFMEFAQALQPEIVILENVEGLLSYKQGQVVRDLLAAIQDLGYDIDGSPWLLRAEQYGVPQMRRRVFLIGCRSCRKIVPPIPFLSQCRGRREVADTENLFGSQPYPVTVAEALVDLPALVEKKSNACGSRIVRSYYSAWARGLMSVQDLRAHLSSG from the coding sequence ATGACACAGGTTTCCCCTCCACCGACGCGGGTCATCTCGAAGCCATTTGTTGCAAACCAAACTTCTTTCGTTAGTCGTCTAGAAGCGATCTCAAGGCTTGAGCTAGATCGTGAAGCGAAGAAGTTACGGAGCGCATTCGCAGCAGACTACGCTAAGGAGTTTCTGAATCAATACGATCCTGGTGTCGCGAGCATACAGGTGGCGCAGTCTATCTTTGGCCCGCACGCCCAAGACTATCCCTCTGATGATCCGATCCGAACGCTGGCGTTCAATCTGTCTGTGACCGAACTCTTAGTGAGACAGTTATGGGCCGATTACCGTGGCGATGATCGAACACCATTTCTAACTGCTCGCTTGATCGAGTTGTGTGGGTACTCTCTGTTTGAGCCTTTTAACACGGAAAGAGGCCCCAAGACCTTTCTTGCGGCTTCCAAACGCCGTGGCTACTTTTTCACACCTCCGCTTGTCGCGGGGTTAATAGTACAACGCGCGCTCGGTGGTCGTGAAGCAGTGAGCCACCTCCTAGACCCTGCTGCCGGAGCAGGCTCACTCCTTGCGGCAGTTTGCTTCGCTGCCGCCGAGGAGAGAGTAGCAATCAAGCACATCACCGCTATCGAAATTGACCATTTTACCGGCCGGCTGCTGCAGACCGCACTCGAACGACTAGTCACCGTTCATAACCTGAATGCTGAACTATCAGTTCTGCGACGCGACGCGATTGCCCACTTGCACCAAGAATACAAGTCCGGGCAACGTAATTACGACTGCATTGTGATGAATCCGCCATATGGGCGAATAAAGTTTCTCAAGAACTCTCTAATCAATGGCGAAACACGCACAAGCGAACGGGAGAGGACACGCGACCAACAGGCCGAGCATTGGCAACATTTGGTGAAGTCACAAGCCGCCGAATGTAAACGAATATCCGGAAACTTGGGCTTAGGGGAAGGAGCCCAAGATTACCAGCGCCTATTCGCCGGGTTGGCAATGAACGTTTTACGTGCAGATGGCCGCTTGAGTTGGATTGCGCCTAGCTCATGGCTTGGTGACCGCGAGTCAGTGTTGTTGCGACGGCAGATTCTTGATTCCAAGTCTCTTGAGTCAGTCTTGGTGGTTCCTGAAGATGCCGGCCTGTTCGCAACCGTAAACCAGCCGACAGCGATAGCGACGGTTGCCCCCAGCCCAAGCCGTAGTAGCTTTCTCGTACAGATTGCAACCTCCAACAATTTGAACGATACAGATGAGCACGAGACCGAGTACAAGACCATGGCAGAGCTTGATGCTCGACAGATGCGGATCCCAAGAGTTCCCCACAAGATGCATGAGATTTACGAAAAGCTTCAAGAATTTCCTCGGATCCAAGACATCGCTGATTTACGGAATGCCCGCGGCGAACTGGACCAGACGCTTGGCAAGCACGTCGCCAGTGACATGCCTACGGCAATGCGCCTGGTTCGCGGCGATCACATTGAACGATATGTTCTACGGCCGCCTGAGTCATCAGGACGGTCTAGTTACGTTTCGGTGCCTCGACTTCGGGAGTATATCGGGAATGGACCGAAGTCCTCTGATATTCGAAAGCCTCGCATCGCGAGCCGACAGTGTTCATACATGAAGAAGGCGCGCAGACTTAGCTTTGCACTTGTGCCACCACAAACTGTGTTGGGCAACTCGTGCAACTATATATGCAGCAAGTCCGGCAACATAATCAACGAGGAGTATCTTTACGCGCTATGCGTTGTGCTGAACAGTGCGGTCATGGAATGGTATTTTCGTATATTTAACAGCAATAATCACGTCGCAAATTATGAAATAGACGACTTCCCTTGCCCCCTGCAAGATGCTGACACGATAACGAGCCTTGCTGTAGTAGGTAGGCATTTCCATGATTTATATCAGCATAACAACAATGCAGGTAAAACACCGGCGGCATCCGAGGACGTGGCAGAGGCGCTCGTAGCAGAGGCATTTGGTTTATCTGAATCTCAAACACGGCTGATTCTGGAGCGCATTTGTCCCGAGCGGGCTGACTATATTTCATATCTAGTCACGCTGCTGAGGCAGAACAACCGCGTAAAATGCTCAATCGGTGGGGTGGGTCGACAGCAACATGTGGCATCCAGGCTGTCGGCGCTTGATCATCGAGTAATCGAACACATTCCGCAGGGAGGCAACTGGCAAGATATTCCAGAGGACGTCCCTTCGAAACGATTAGAGCAGATTCGTGCAATGTCGAAAGAGCGAGGGGTCGTGCGAACAACATATTATGGACGCTTACGCCCTGACCAGCCTGCATATACAATCGCTACGTACTACAACCGGCCGGGCAACGGAACGAATATTCATCCTTGGGAAAACCGGACGTTAAGCAATCGTGAAGCGGCTCGCTTGCAATCCTTTCCTGACAGCTATTGGTTTATTGGGACCGATGGGAGTGTAAGAAAGCAAATCGGGAACGCCGTCCCGCCGCTTCTCGCATATGCGATTGGCACTGAAGTCGGCCGAGGTGAGGCTGGTTTGCAATGCGTCGACCTGTTCGCCGGTGCGGGTGGAATGAGCCTGGGCCTGGAGATGGCTGGCTGGACCGTTGCCGCGGCAGTCGAGTACGACAAGGGAATTGGTGCCACCTACAAATTTAACCGTCCCTGTGAAACGGTATCGAAACCCGGCAGCACTCGAACACTATTTCTCGATGAGGATCTGTCAACCGAGAGTGCGCGGTCCCGTACAATCAACGCCATTAAGTCAAAGCTAGGGGCAAAGCCGCTATTCGCACTAGTAGGTGGCCCACCATGCCAAGGATTTTCTCACGCTGGTTGGCGGCTAGATGATGATGCTCGCAATGATCTTGCAGTCGGCTTCATGGAGTTTGCACAAGCCCTACAGCCAGAAATTGTCATTCTAGAGAATGTGGAAGGTCTCCTTAGCTATAAGCAAGGGCAGGTGGTGCGCGATCTACTGGCAGCGATCCAGGATCTCGGCTATGACATTGATGGTAGTCCGTGGCTGCTTCGGGCTGAACAGTATGGCGTGCCGCAAATGCGCAGACGCGTATTCTTGATAGGGTGCCGAAGCTGTCGGAAGATTGTGCCCCCGATACCGTTTCTTAGCCAGTGTCGTGGTCGACGCGAAGTGGCGGACACAGAAAATCTTTTCGGGTCGCAGCCGTATCCGGTTACGGTTGCTGAAGCGCTCGTCGACTTGCCTGCCTTGGTAGAGAAGAAGAGCAATGCTTGTGGATCGCGAATTGTGCGATCTTACTATTCAGCATGGGCCCGCGGGCTCATGTCCGTTCAGGATCTTCGGGCTCATCTCAGCAGCGGTTAA